Proteins from a genomic interval of Rhodococcoides fascians A25f:
- a CDS encoding O-acetylhomoserine aminocarboxypropyltransferase/cysteine synthase family protein — translation MSERTFGLRTRAIHAGARPDPSTGSRAVPIYQTASYVFENSSDAGDLFALQKYGNVYSRIGNPTVAAFEERIASLEGGIGAVAFASGLAAEFAVFAALAGTGDHIVAAAGLYGGTVTQLDVTLRRFGVETTFVPGTDPADYAAAVTDSTKLIYAEIIGNPSGEIADLEGLAAVAHEHGIPLVIDATMATPWLSRPIEFGADIVIHSATKFLGGHGSTLGGVVVESGRFDWGSGKFPQMTEPVASYGGLSWWGNFGEYGFLTKLRSEQLRDIGGALAPQSAFTLIQGVETLPQRMDAHVANARAVAEWLEQDPRIDYVRWAGLHSHPHHDRSERYLPAGPGAVFAFGIDGGRDAGQTFVEGVRVASHVANIGDVRTLVIHPASTTHRQLTDDQLRGAGVGPELIRISVGLEDIEDILWDLDQALTLATGKARS, via the coding sequence ATGAGCGAACGGACATTCGGCCTACGTACCAGAGCAATTCACGCCGGAGCAAGGCCTGATCCTTCCACCGGTTCGCGTGCTGTGCCGATCTATCAGACGGCGAGCTACGTGTTCGAGAATTCCTCGGACGCAGGCGATCTGTTCGCTCTGCAGAAGTACGGCAACGTCTACAGCCGTATCGGCAATCCGACCGTCGCCGCCTTCGAGGAGCGCATCGCGAGCCTCGAAGGCGGCATCGGAGCGGTCGCGTTCGCCAGTGGGTTGGCGGCCGAGTTCGCGGTGTTCGCTGCTCTCGCGGGCACCGGGGACCACATCGTCGCGGCGGCCGGTCTCTACGGCGGCACGGTGACCCAACTCGACGTCACACTCCGCCGGTTCGGTGTCGAGACCACGTTCGTTCCGGGCACCGATCCAGCGGATTATGCTGCTGCGGTCACGGATTCGACCAAACTGATCTACGCCGAGATCATCGGCAACCCGTCGGGGGAGATCGCCGACCTCGAGGGTCTCGCCGCCGTTGCGCACGAGCACGGAATCCCGTTGGTGATCGACGCGACGATGGCGACCCCGTGGCTGAGCAGGCCCATCGAGTTCGGTGCCGACATCGTGATCCACTCGGCGACGAAATTTCTCGGCGGGCACGGTTCGACGCTGGGGGGAGTGGTGGTCGAATCCGGTCGATTCGACTGGGGCTCTGGCAAATTCCCGCAGATGACCGAGCCGGTGGCCTCGTACGGGGGCCTGTCGTGGTGGGGAAACTTCGGCGAGTACGGCTTTCTGACCAAGCTGCGCAGCGAGCAACTGCGCGACATCGGTGGTGCATTGGCACCGCAGTCGGCCTTCACCCTGATCCAGGGTGTCGAGACGTTGCCGCAGCGTATGGACGCACATGTCGCCAATGCCCGAGCGGTCGCCGAGTGGCTGGAACAGGATCCGCGCATCGACTACGTGAGATGGGCTGGGCTACACAGTCACCCGCATCACGATCGATCCGAGAGATATCTGCCCGCCGGGCCCGGTGCGGTGTTCGCCTTCGGAATCGACGGGGGTCGCGACGCCGGTCAGACGTTCGTCGAAGGTGTTCGAGTTGCCAGCCATGTCGCCAACATCGGCGACGTGCGTACCCTCGTGATTCACCCGGCCAGCACCACCCACCGGCAGCTGACCGACGATCAACTCCGCGGAGCGGGTGTCGGCCCGGAATTGATCCGCATCAGCGTCGGACTCGAAGACATCGAGGACATTCTCTGGGATCTGGATCAGGCCCTGACGCTGGCAACCGGAAAGGCACGCTCGTGA
- a CDS encoding CoA-binding protein — protein MSERTWQGPSAQERQRILRETRTVAIVGASKNPSRASYFVNRYLSSTSNYEIFLVNPTITEIEGTTVYPTLADLPKPPDLVDVFRKYDDLPAVLAETIAAQAKTIWLQLGLWHEQVAHDAEAAGSNVVMDRCLKIEHARFHGGLHLAGFDTGVIDSRRTRG, from the coding sequence GTGAGTGAACGCACCTGGCAGGGCCCGTCCGCCCAAGAGCGTCAGCGCATTCTGCGGGAAACCAGGACGGTGGCAATCGTCGGTGCGTCCAAGAACCCCTCGCGGGCATCCTATTTCGTCAATCGGTATCTGTCGTCGACGAGCAACTACGAGATCTTTCTCGTCAATCCGACGATCACCGAGATCGAAGGAACAACGGTCTATCCGACGCTCGCCGACCTGCCGAAACCGCCGGATCTGGTCGACGTCTTCCGCAAGTACGACGACCTTCCTGCGGTGCTTGCCGAAACCATTGCAGCGCAGGCGAAGACGATCTGGCTCCAGCTGGGGTTGTGGCACGAGCAGGTGGCCCACGACGCCGAAGCCGCCGGATCGAACGTCGTCATGGATCGCTGCCTCAAGATCGAACACGCGCGATTCCACGGTGGATTGCATCTGGCCGGATTCGATACGGGAGTGATCGATTCGCGTCGTACACGGGGGTAG
- a CDS encoding SDR family oxidoreductase encodes MTTHTALVTGANRGIGLAIVRGLAAQGFVVYLGSRDLAGGVTAATGIDGDIRPIRLDVTSTDDIDEAVRHIDTEVGHLDALINNAGVNVGYHRPTEESSSDLRKVYDVNVFAVVDVTNAFLPLLRKSPAGRIVNVTSKRGSIGEDGAWVGTPSMAYSSSKTALNALTVHYARDLADTPIKVNGAAPGHVATDFNGFRGTRSPDEGAAVAIRLATLDADGPTGLVFEDNTVLTW; translated from the coding sequence ATGACAACACACACCGCTCTCGTCACGGGTGCCAACCGAGGCATCGGCCTTGCCATCGTCCGCGGCCTCGCCGCCCAGGGCTTTGTCGTCTACTTGGGCTCGCGAGATCTCGCCGGGGGCGTCACAGCGGCCACCGGGATCGACGGAGACATACGCCCGATTCGGCTCGACGTCACCTCGACCGACGACATCGACGAGGCCGTCCGACACATCGACACCGAAGTGGGCCACCTCGACGCTCTGATCAACAACGCCGGCGTCAACGTCGGGTATCACCGCCCTACCGAGGAGAGTTCGTCGGATCTGCGAAAGGTGTATGACGTCAATGTCTTTGCCGTCGTCGATGTGACCAACGCATTCCTGCCGCTACTGAGAAAGTCCCCGGCCGGTCGGATCGTCAACGTCACCAGCAAGCGCGGTTCCATCGGCGAGGACGGTGCATGGGTGGGCACGCCGTCGATGGCGTATTCGAGCTCGAAGACCGCCCTGAACGCCCTCACCGTTCACTACGCCCGAGACCTTGCCGATACCCCGATCAAGGTGAACGGAGCAGCCCCCGGGCACGTCGCCACCGACTTCAACGGATTCCGCGGAACACGATCGCCGGACGAGGGTGCGGCCGTTGCGATTCGGCTCGCCACCCTCGACGCCGATGGACCCACCGGACTGGTGTTCGAGGACAACACCGTCCTGACGTGGTGA
- a CDS encoding MarR family winged helix-turn-helix transcriptional regulator, translating to MTLLNESEMALWHVWKRAQDAVWTRVTAEIADETGLSDQDFAVLTRVHEIGDGVLRQSALAALLEWHRSRLSHHLTRMADRGLITRRQVDGGVKVFLTTAGRDAVVRARPVHAEAVRRHLLDAIPVSERAAFERILVGLTLSAGDR from the coding sequence ATGACGCTGTTGAACGAATCCGAGATGGCCCTGTGGCACGTATGGAAGCGGGCGCAGGACGCCGTGTGGACTCGCGTCACCGCGGAGATTGCGGACGAAACTGGCCTGTCGGACCAGGATTTCGCGGTTCTGACCCGAGTGCACGAGATAGGGGATGGGGTGCTGCGGCAGAGCGCCTTGGCCGCGTTGCTCGAGTGGCATCGCAGCCGGCTGTCGCACCATCTGACCCGAATGGCCGACCGCGGACTCATCACTCGACGTCAGGTCGACGGGGGAGTGAAGGTATTTCTCACCACCGCGGGTCGCGATGCCGTCGTGCGCGCTCGGCCCGTTCACGCCGAGGCGGTCCGACGGCATCTGCTCGACGCGATCCCGGTTTCCGAGCGAGCGGCATTCGAGCGAATCCTCGTCGGCCTCACGCTTTCAGCAGGCGACCGCTGA
- a CDS encoding SDR family NAD(P)-dependent oxidoreductase, whose amino-acid sequence MTSTVLITGASSGLGEEFATRFAARGENVVLVARRADRLEALARSIEADHGVTATVVAMDLGVPGVGAALRTTLAEKGITPTSLVNNAGFGTHGRFADEDPERVAAEIALNVSALVDLTHAFLPNLTGALINVASTAAYQPTPNMAVYGATKAFVLNFTEALAFEYRTSSLKVLALSPGPTRTEFFDVVGSKDAAVGNFQTSEQVVSTALRALDSRRTPASVVSGLSNRISAGSVRLAPRGLATVISGRLLKA is encoded by the coding sequence ATGACTTCCACAGTGCTCATCACCGGAGCAAGCTCAGGCCTCGGCGAGGAATTCGCCACCCGATTCGCCGCACGCGGCGAGAACGTCGTCCTCGTGGCGCGGCGGGCCGATCGGCTCGAGGCGCTCGCTCGTAGCATCGAGGCCGACCACGGCGTGACTGCCACCGTCGTGGCGATGGACCTGGGCGTACCTGGAGTCGGTGCAGCACTCCGAACCACGTTGGCCGAGAAAGGGATAACTCCCACTTCCCTGGTCAACAATGCTGGCTTCGGAACGCACGGCCGGTTCGCCGACGAGGATCCGGAGCGCGTGGCCGCGGAGATCGCCCTCAACGTCAGTGCGCTGGTCGACCTCACTCACGCATTCCTGCCGAACTTGACCGGTGCGCTGATCAACGTGGCGAGTACCGCTGCGTATCAACCGACGCCCAACATGGCCGTGTACGGGGCGACAAAAGCGTTCGTCTTGAACTTCACCGAGGCTCTGGCATTCGAGTACCGCACCTCGTCGTTGAAAGTCCTCGCACTCTCCCCCGGCCCGACGCGCACCGAGTTCTTCGACGTCGTGGGATCGAAAGACGCCGCGGTGGGCAACTTTCAGACATCCGAGCAAGTTGTCTCGACGGCATTGCGCGCGTTGGATTCTCGTCGCACTCCGGCCAGTGTCGTGTCCGGTCTGTCCAACAGGATCAGCGCAGGCAGCGTGCGCCTCGCCCCGCGCGGTCTGGCAACAGTGATCAGCGGTCGCCTGCTGAAAGCGTGA
- a CDS encoding TetR/AcrR family transcriptional regulator: MATRRYHHGDLRAVLLDAAERSIAQGGVDALSLRQLARDVGVSHAAPARHFRDKQALLDALALHGFQEMNRRMAAAATGPGELMSRFRGVARAYLGFAVEHPELLDVMYSTKHHPDASEDLKAAAGQSMTATEALLKDAIDAGMITAAPTEILARVAFASVHGLAVLATGDLLDGVPVEDLLDATVDTLMRGFT; encoded by the coding sequence ATGGCAACGCGGCGCTACCACCACGGTGACTTGCGGGCGGTACTGCTCGACGCGGCCGAACGGAGCATTGCGCAGGGTGGCGTCGACGCGCTCTCGCTGCGGCAGTTGGCCAGAGATGTCGGAGTCAGTCACGCCGCCCCGGCTCGGCATTTCAGAGACAAACAGGCATTGTTGGATGCGCTGGCGCTACACGGTTTTCAGGAGATGAACCGCCGGATGGCCGCCGCTGCGACCGGTCCCGGTGAGCTGATGTCGCGGTTTCGTGGCGTCGCACGTGCCTATCTCGGATTCGCCGTCGAGCATCCCGAACTGCTGGATGTCATGTACAGCACCAAACACCACCCCGATGCCAGCGAAGACCTGAAAGCTGCTGCGGGCCAGAGTATGACGGCAACCGAAGCGTTGTTGAAGGACGCCATTGACGCCGGCATGATCACCGCGGCACCCACCGAAATACTCGCTCGGGTGGCGTTCGCGAGCGTGCACGGCCTCGCGGTGCTCGCCACCGGTGATCTCCTCGACGGCGTCCCCGTCGAGGATCTACTGGACGCAACCGTCGACACCCTGATGCGCGGGTTCACCTAG
- a CDS encoding DUF1810 domain-containing protein: protein MTEYDLQRFVDAQDPVWNAVTKELKAGRKQTHWMWFVFPQLAGLGRSATAQHFGIADLTEAELYLSHEVLGPRLSKAARLTVGIEGRTIDEIFGYPDNLKLHSSMTLFAEATNGTSVFGEVLQKYFDGESDGGTLDLLDERYR, encoded by the coding sequence ATGACCGAATACGACCTGCAACGCTTCGTCGACGCCCAGGACCCCGTCTGGAATGCAGTGACGAAGGAACTGAAGGCGGGACGCAAGCAGACGCACTGGATGTGGTTCGTGTTCCCGCAGTTGGCGGGGCTGGGCCGCAGTGCCACTGCTCAACACTTCGGCATCGCCGATCTGACCGAGGCGGAACTGTACTTGTCTCACGAGGTGCTGGGGCCGCGCCTGAGCAAGGCAGCTCGGCTGACCGTTGGAATCGAGGGCCGGACGATCGACGAGATCTTCGGTTATCCGGACAATCTGAAACTGCACTCGTCCATGACCCTTTTCGCCGAAGCTACCAACGGCACGTCCGTTTTCGGCGAAGTGTTGCAAAAGTATTTCGACGGTGAATCCGATGGCGGAACACTCGACTTGCTCGACGAGCGATACCGCTAG
- a CDS encoding 6,7-dimethyl-8-ribityllumazine synthase encodes MTTPLAGSIAFVHASWHLDIVDRARVGFAAELERLGQAGTSIDVFEVPGAFEIPLHAQRLAKTGKYSAIVAAALVVDGGIYRHDFVETAVIDGLMRVQLDTDVPVFSVVLTPHHFHEHADHKAFFTAHLETKGAEAARAVVKTLASLGTIG; translated from the coding sequence ATGACGACTCCACTCGCCGGATCCATTGCCTTCGTTCACGCCAGCTGGCACCTGGACATCGTCGACCGCGCGCGAGTGGGTTTCGCAGCAGAACTCGAGCGGCTCGGCCAGGCCGGGACGTCCATCGACGTCTTCGAGGTCCCGGGAGCATTCGAGATCCCGCTGCATGCGCAGCGGCTGGCCAAGACCGGGAAGTACTCGGCGATCGTTGCCGCCGCACTGGTGGTGGACGGCGGAATCTATCGACACGACTTCGTCGAGACGGCGGTCATCGACGGTCTCATGCGGGTGCAGCTGGATACCGACGTCCCCGTGTTCTCGGTGGTGCTCACTCCCCACCATTTCCACGAGCATGCCGACCACAAGGCCTTCTTCACCGCGCATCTCGAAACCAAAGGTGCCGAGGCGGCGAGAGCTGTGGTCAAAACTCTGGCGTCGCTGGGAACCATCGGCTGA
- a CDS encoding HNH endonuclease signature motif containing protein: MTTEIWQLSESELLADAIAASHDIQLLEARRIALVAEIDTRVSREKLGFPGPAGWLTSTTLLSPSKATKIVALARGLKNFPDIADAVNTGSMTIDHAALILTFAETPPKNLPQEGRDIARTAMITAATGPGARTGRIREAITKLEDTYGSKKPPPEDTDRNELFASKMLNQRLCLKADFDAITAEKLFTALSPLTEPRPAADGTPDERSPAQRRADAFGQILDHYLASKDRPTEGGERPHINLHITLRDLQSRGDDVTEDENSHAAHESDTDATAGDSTDTDGNADGDGTHENASTATEPDDLTGSADGCDGATRPSQDRGAYRDLFGDGTTVGWLPWMGPLSRNTSRQLACDCLLTAIVMDENGSPINLARTARTVNAKQKRALTARDHGCAFPGCGKPAAWTEGHHIWHWTDGGPTDMNNLVLLCGFHHRLIHHSDWEVFIGADNHPWFVPPATVDPYREPRQSHARAGPHIA; the protein is encoded by the coding sequence ATGACAACGGAGATCTGGCAACTGAGCGAGTCCGAGCTACTCGCCGACGCCATCGCCGCCTCCCATGACATTCAGTTGCTCGAAGCCCGCCGTATCGCCCTCGTCGCCGAAATCGACACCCGCGTGAGCCGCGAGAAGCTCGGCTTCCCGGGCCCCGCCGGCTGGCTGACCTCCACCACCCTGCTTTCACCGTCCAAAGCCACCAAGATCGTCGCCCTCGCCCGAGGACTGAAGAACTTCCCCGACATCGCCGACGCCGTCAACACCGGCAGCATGACCATCGACCACGCCGCCCTGATCCTCACCTTCGCCGAAACACCACCGAAGAACCTCCCGCAAGAAGGCCGGGACATCGCCCGCACCGCGATGATCACCGCCGCCACCGGGCCCGGCGCACGTACCGGCCGCATCCGTGAAGCGATCACCAAACTCGAAGACACCTACGGCAGCAAGAAACCACCCCCCGAGGACACCGACCGCAACGAACTGTTCGCATCGAAGATGCTCAACCAGCGGCTCTGCCTCAAAGCCGACTTCGATGCCATCACCGCAGAAAAACTCTTCACCGCCCTCTCACCGTTGACCGAACCCCGCCCCGCAGCCGACGGCACCCCCGACGAACGCAGCCCAGCCCAACGCCGAGCCGACGCCTTCGGGCAGATCCTCGACCACTACCTCGCCTCGAAGGATCGCCCCACCGAGGGCGGCGAGAGACCTCACATCAACCTCCACATCACCCTCCGCGACCTTCAGAGCCGCGGCGACGACGTCACCGAAGACGAAAATTCGCACGCTGCACACGAATCCGATACCGACGCCACGGCAGGCGACAGCACAGACACAGACGGCAACGCAGACGGCGACGGCACACACGAGAACGCCTCCACCGCAACCGAACCCGATGACCTCACCGGTAGTGCCGATGGATGTGACGGTGCTACGCGACCGAGCCAGGATCGCGGCGCGTATCGGGACCTGTTCGGTGACGGCACCACCGTCGGGTGGCTGCCGTGGATGGGGCCACTCTCCCGCAATACGTCCCGGCAACTGGCCTGCGATTGTCTTCTCACCGCCATCGTCATGGACGAGAACGGTTCCCCGATCAACCTTGCCCGCACCGCCCGCACCGTCAACGCCAAACAGAAACGCGCGTTGACCGCCCGTGATCACGGTTGCGCGTTCCCCGGGTGCGGCAAACCCGCAGCCTGGACCGAAGGCCACCACATCTGGCACTGGACCGATGGTGGCCCGACCGACATGAACAATCTCGTCCTACTGTGCGGATTCCACCACCGACTGATCCACCACAGTGACTGGGAAGTGTTCATCGGCGCCGACAACCACCCGTGGTTCGTACCGCCGGCCACCGTCGACCCCTACCGAGAACCCCGACAATCCCACGCCAGAGCCGGCCCCCACATCGCGTAA
- the dapD gene encoding 2,3,4,5-tetrahydropyridine-2,6-dicarboxylate N-succinyltransferase, with product MSAQGASAVGIANITTSGVVLDTWFPSPELGSGFETGTTRLEGSEIPEEFASLVGPDDARGVEVVAVRTSIASLDDAPIDAHDAYLRLHLLSHRLVQPHGQNLDGVFGLLANVVWTNFGPAAVDGFETVRAKLRARGHVTVYGVDKFPRLVDYVVPTGVRIADADRVRLGAHLASGTTVMHEGFVNFNAGTLGNSMVEGRISAGVVVGDGSDVGGGASIMGTLSGGGKNVISVGKSCLLGANSGLGISLGDDCVVEAGLYITAGTKVSGPDGTVVKAATLTGKSNLLFRRNSLSGAVEVVPWKGTGVELNAVLHAND from the coding sequence GTGAGCGCACAGGGAGCATCAGCAGTAGGTATTGCCAACATCACGACGTCGGGTGTCGTTCTCGACACCTGGTTTCCGAGCCCCGAGCTCGGGTCGGGCTTCGAGACCGGCACCACTCGACTCGAGGGATCCGAGATCCCGGAGGAGTTCGCTTCTCTCGTCGGACCGGACGACGCGCGCGGTGTCGAGGTCGTTGCGGTTCGCACCAGCATCGCCTCCCTCGACGACGCCCCGATCGACGCGCACGATGCGTATCTGCGACTGCATCTGCTCTCGCACCGGCTGGTTCAGCCGCACGGGCAGAACCTCGACGGAGTGTTCGGCCTGCTCGCCAACGTCGTATGGACCAACTTCGGCCCCGCTGCGGTCGACGGCTTCGAGACGGTGCGCGCGAAGCTCCGCGCCCGCGGGCACGTGACGGTGTACGGCGTCGACAAGTTCCCGCGTCTGGTCGACTACGTCGTTCCCACCGGAGTTCGCATCGCCGACGCCGACCGCGTGCGCCTCGGTGCTCATCTGGCCAGCGGAACGACGGTCATGCACGAGGGCTTCGTCAACTTCAACGCAGGCACGCTCGGCAACTCGATGGTCGAGGGGCGCATCTCGGCAGGCGTTGTTGTGGGCGATGGTTCCGACGTCGGCGGCGGCGCGTCCATCATGGGGACGTTGTCCGGTGGCGGTAAGAACGTCATCTCGGTCGGGAAGAGCTGCCTGCTCGGTGCCAACTCCGGACTCGGTATCTCTCTCGGTGACGATTGCGTCGTCGAGGCGGGGCTCTACATCACCGCGGGCACGAAGGTCAGCGGACCGGATGGAACTGTGGTGAAGGCGGCGACGCTGACCGGAAAGTCCAACCTGCTGTTCCGTCGCAACTCGCTCTCGGGTGCGGTCGAGGTGGTGCCGTGGAAGGGCACCGGAGTCGAACTGAACGCAGTGTTGCACGCCAACGACTGA
- a CDS encoding SMP-30/gluconolactonase/LRE family protein, whose amino-acid sequence MSSSKSTRTRSAVTVIAAALIAVSSAVVGSGTAAADPNCAGAGGSSAVVTRIPGAALEGLAVDASGRAYVTDIVSGRVYRIDAPGRAAYPIAKVPSGGGGALAWMPDGTLLVGYGADPRVFVGDLVKAAGIVRLDVNTLAVTPFATGLSAANGLAVAADGTVYATNDFGSLIGRIGPDGSVDPDWARFPSANGAVLDAADQYLYVSRTFVNPGVSRIPIANPSAPESLLDLSGLGSFAAPDGLTLDSAGRPVVPLNAGGSVVRIDAPGATCVIGTGTRLTSVVAYGRSEQGFSSGRLFGAGFDGVVREIPGPKA is encoded by the coding sequence ATGAGTTCGAGCAAGTCCACACGCACGCGTTCGGCAGTAACGGTGATCGCTGCTGCGCTGATCGCCGTGAGCAGCGCCGTTGTCGGTTCGGGCACCGCTGCCGCCGATCCCAACTGCGCCGGAGCCGGCGGTTCGTCGGCCGTGGTCACGAGAATTCCCGGGGCAGCTCTCGAAGGCCTGGCCGTCGACGCGTCGGGCCGCGCCTACGTCACCGACATCGTCTCCGGCCGGGTGTACCGCATCGATGCGCCGGGCCGGGCCGCGTATCCCATCGCGAAGGTTCCGAGCGGCGGCGGCGGAGCTCTGGCCTGGATGCCCGACGGCACACTCCTGGTCGGCTACGGAGCCGACCCTCGCGTCTTCGTCGGCGACCTCGTCAAGGCGGCCGGCATCGTTCGACTCGACGTGAACACGCTTGCCGTCACCCCATTTGCGACCGGCCTGAGTGCTGCCAACGGACTCGCTGTCGCTGCCGACGGAACTGTGTACGCCACCAACGACTTCGGCTCGCTCATCGGTCGGATCGGTCCCGACGGTTCCGTCGACCCGGACTGGGCTCGCTTTCCGAGCGCCAACGGCGCTGTCCTGGACGCCGCTGATCAGTATCTGTACGTCTCGCGAACATTCGTGAACCCAGGGGTCAGCCGAATTCCGATCGCCAACCCGTCGGCACCGGAGAGCCTCCTCGACCTGTCGGGACTGGGCTCCTTCGCAGCCCCGGACGGCCTGACTCTCGATTCCGCCGGACGCCCCGTGGTGCCGCTCAATGCCGGCGGATCCGTCGTCCGCATCGATGCGCCGGGGGCCACCTGCGTGATCGGCACCGGTACCCGGTTGACGAGTGTTGTCGCCTACGGTCGCTCCGAACAGGGTTTTTCGAGCGGACGACTGTTCGGTGCAGGCTTCGACGGCGTGGTCCGCGAGATTCCGGGACCCAAAGCCTAG
- the dapE gene encoding succinyl-diaminopimelate desuccinylase, whose protein sequence is MTLELHADPIDLTAALVDIPSVSEDESRIADEVEQALREQTTGFEIIRSGNAVLARTNRGLGSRVMLAGHLDTVPIADNVPSRREHDSAEGDILHGCGTVDMKSGDAVFLHLAATIDNPAHDLTLVFYDCEEIAASRNGLGRIERELPEWLEADVAILGEPSGGFIEAGCQGTLRVRLTASGTRAHSARSWLGDNAIHKFGAVLNRLAAYRARTVDIDGCVYREGLQAVRISGGVAGNVVPDAAELDVNFRFAPDRSVTEAVEHVREVVDGLDLGFEVTDSSPGALPGLNQPAAAALIEAAGGQFRAKYGWTDVSRFSALGIPAVNYGPGDPNLAHKRDERVPVEQISHVTQVLRSYLSAG, encoded by the coding sequence GTGACGCTCGAACTGCATGCCGACCCGATAGATCTCACTGCTGCACTGGTGGACATCCCCAGTGTCAGTGAGGACGAATCGCGCATCGCCGACGAGGTGGAGCAGGCGCTCCGCGAGCAGACCACGGGCTTCGAGATCATTCGGAGCGGCAACGCCGTTCTGGCCAGAACCAACCGCGGACTCGGATCGCGGGTGATGCTGGCCGGCCATCTCGACACGGTGCCCATCGCCGACAACGTGCCGTCGAGGCGGGAACACGACAGTGCCGAGGGCGACATCCTGCACGGGTGCGGAACCGTCGACATGAAGTCGGGGGACGCCGTCTTCCTTCATCTCGCGGCGACCATCGACAACCCCGCGCACGACCTGACTCTGGTGTTCTACGACTGCGAGGAGATCGCGGCCTCGCGAAACGGACTCGGCCGCATCGAGCGAGAACTGCCGGAGTGGCTCGAAGCCGACGTCGCCATTCTCGGTGAACCGTCCGGCGGTTTCATCGAGGCCGGGTGTCAAGGGACGCTGCGGGTCCGGCTGACGGCGTCGGGAACGCGGGCGCACAGTGCCCGTTCCTGGCTGGGAGACAACGCAATTCACAAATTCGGTGCCGTACTCAACCGGCTAGCTGCGTATCGAGCTCGCACCGTCGACATCGACGGCTGCGTGTATCGCGAAGGGCTGCAAGCAGTTCGGATCTCCGGCGGCGTTGCGGGAAATGTCGTTCCCGACGCCGCCGAACTGGACGTGAATTTCCGGTTCGCGCCGGATCGCAGTGTCACCGAGGCCGTAGAGCATGTTCGTGAGGTGGTCGACGGGCTCGATCTCGGCTTCGAGGTCACCGACTCGTCACCGGGTGCCCTCCCCGGTCTGAACCAGCCCGCGGCGGCTGCGCTGATCGAGGCTGCGGGCGGGCAGTTTCGGGCGAAATACGGCTGGACCGACGTGTCTCGGTTCTCGGCCCTCGGCATCCCGGCGGTCAATTACGGGCCAGGCGATCCCAACCTCGCGCACAAGCGGGACGAACGCGTCCCCGTCGAGCAGATCAGCCATGTCACACAGGTACTCCGGAGCTACCTCTCCGCCGGATAG
- a CDS encoding TIGR00730 family Rossman fold protein has product MNSVEGPSSSEGHTEKPARHKGSVVLRRGRNTETSTSDQRLLDERGPGNWIHSDTWRVLRIQSEFVEGFGALAEVPKAVTVFGSARTPVDHPEYARARQLGTALAEEGFAVITGGGPGVMEGANRGASEADGYSIGLGIELPFEQGLNEWVDLGVNFRYFFVRKTMFVKYSQAFVCLPGGFGTLDELFEALTLVQTAKVTKFPIVLLGKDFWSGLLDWIKTTLVKEGKVSEKDLDLIHCTDSVDEAVRIVREAQQ; this is encoded by the coding sequence ATGAACAGCGTCGAGGGCCCCAGCAGTTCCGAGGGACACACCGAGAAGCCGGCCAGACACAAGGGATCCGTAGTACTCCGGCGTGGCCGAAACACCGAGACGTCCACCTCCGATCAACGCTTGCTCGACGAGCGAGGACCGGGCAACTGGATTCACTCCGATACCTGGCGAGTGCTGCGCATCCAGAGCGAGTTCGTCGAGGGATTCGGCGCGCTCGCCGAGGTACCGAAAGCCGTGACGGTGTTCGGGTCTGCCCGCACCCCCGTCGACCATCCCGAGTACGCCCGAGCCCGGCAGCTCGGCACCGCTCTCGCCGAGGAGGGCTTTGCCGTCATCACCGGCGGCGGGCCGGGCGTGATGGAAGGTGCCAACCGCGGTGCGAGCGAGGCCGACGGTTACTCGATCGGACTTGGCATCGAATTGCCGTTCGAGCAAGGACTCAACGAGTGGGTCGATCTGGGCGTCAACTTTCGATACTTCTTCGTTCGCAAGACCATGTTCGTCAAGTACTCCCAGGCGTTCGTCTGCCTGCCCGGTGGCTTCGGTACCCTCGACGAACTGTTCGAGGCGCTGACCCTGGTGCAGACCGCAAAGGTCACGAAGTTCCCGATCGTGTTGTTGGGCAAAGACTTCTGGTCGGGACTGCTCGATTGGATCAAGACGACTCTCGTGAAAGAAGGCAAGGTGTCCGAGAAGGACCTCGACCTCATCCACTGCACCGACAGCGTCGACGAGGCCGTCCGCATCGTCCGCGAGGCCCAGCAGTGA